From the Ilumatobacteraceae bacterium genome, the window CGGCGAGCCGTTGGCTCCCGGCGTACGTCCGCAACGACCGCCAACCGAGCTGCTTGCCGACCACACCGGCGATCAACGCTTCCAGCTCCACCACCCGCGAGAGCGGGCTGGGTCGGACGAGGTTGCCGTTCAGCTTCAGACGGGCGAGCCGCTCGCCGACGACGGCGCCCAGTCGCTTGACGCAGCCGCCGTCGGCCCCCACGCCCTCGCGGACGATGTCGAGGGCGCGCCGGTCGTCGTCGATCTCGTCGGCGAGCGAGACGAGCGATGCGAAGTCGGGCTCGTCGCCGTAGCGATCGGCGAGCCGCCGAGCCAGCGAGACACCACCGGCCGCGCCGGCCCGGTGGTCCTCGAGGTACGTCGAGAGCAGATCGTCGCGCTCGGTGCTCATGAGGCGTCGTCCTGCGCCGGCAGCTCCCGGGCCCACCGGCGAAGATCGCGACACGCTGCCACGAACGCCTCGGCCGACTTCTTCGTGGAACCGAGCGCGAGGTAGCCATCGTCCCGCATCGACTCGTCGAGACCGGCCGCCTCGAGCAGCGGATCGGCGTTGGGTCCGCACGCCACGAATTTCGCGTGGGCGTGTGCGTCGGCGACGAAGTCGCGGGCGGTCGGGGTCGCCGCCATCGTCGCGGCACCGTCTTCGGTGAGGACGATCGCGACCGCGTCGAACAGCACCGACGGTCCACCGTCGACCTGTTCGTCGATCACGAGTTGGTTGCCGTCGCTGTCGGTCACGCCCTCTCGCGTCGGTCCGACGAGCATCAGCTGCGCGCCCTCTGACTTCAGCGCCCGTCGCAGCGCCCGCAACGTCTTCGCGTCGGCCCCGTCGGTCACGAGGGCGCCGACTCGGCGACCGGCGAACGACTCCGGTCCGTTCCGGATGATGCTCAGCGCCGGCGATTCGGGCAGGTCGGTCATCGGCTGCGCCGCCGGCGCGATCCGCTCGGGCACGTCGATGCCGAGGCCGACGGCGACACCGGCCGCGAGGTCGTCGTCGATGTTGCGGAGCTGGCCGACGACACGCTCCCGGATCGCCGGGACCTCGACCTTCGACAGCTCGAACACGAGGGCGTCCTGGAGGTGCTGCTGCTCGACGGGGGTTTGGCTCACGTAGAACTGCCGGGCCTGACTGAAGTGGTCGGCGAACGAGTCGGGGCGGAGACGGCGCTGGTCGCCCTCGACCGCCGAGGCGTGCGACCGGTAGCCGCCCTCGGGATCCTCGCGCGGCCCGCCCTGATCGCCCCACGAGTTCGGCTCGTAGTTGGCGCGACCGACCGGGTTCTTCATGGCCATGTGCCCGTCCTGCTGGAAGTGAGCCATCGGGCACCGGGGCGCGTTGACGGGGAGGTGGGTGAAGTTCGGCGAACCCAACCGCTTGAGCTGCGTGTCGAGGTACGAGAAGTTGCGACCCTGCAACAGCGGGTCGTTCGTGAAGTCGATGCCCGGCACGACGTTCTGGGTGCAGAACGCGACCTGCTCGGTCTCGGCGAAGAAGTTGTCGACCGTCCGGTCGAGCACCATTCGTCCGATCGGACGCACCGGCACCAACTCTTCGGGGATGATCTTCGTGGCGTCGAGGATGTCGAAGTCGAACGAGTCGGCGAAGTCGTCGTCGAAGAGCTGGACGCCGAGTTCCCACTCGGGGTGATCGCCCTGCTGGATCGCGTTCCAGAGATCGCGGCGGTGGAAGTCGGGGTCGGCACCGTTGATCTTGACGGCCTCGTTCCAGACGACCGACTGGAGGCCCTGCTTCGGCTTCCAGTGGAACTTCACATAGGTGCTCTCACCCGCCTCGTTCACGAACCTGAACGAGTGGACGCCGAAGCCCTCCATGAATCGGAACGAGCGCGGGATCGCCCGGTCGGACATGATCCACATGACCATGTGCATCGACTCCGGCATCAGGCCGATGAAGTCCCAGAAGTTGTCGTGCGCGGTCTGTGCCTGCGGGAAGCCCCGATCGGGTTCCGGCTTGGCAGCGTGGATCAGGTCGGGGAACTTCATCGCGTCCTGGATGAAGAAGACCGGGATGTTGTTGCCGACGAGATCCCAGTTGCCTTCCTGCGTGTAGAACTTGACCGCGAAGCCGCGCACGTCGCGCGCAAGGTCGAACGAGCCCTTGTTGCCCGCCACGGTCGAGAACCGGACGAACACGTCGGTGCGCTCTCCGGGCCGCTGGAACAGGTCAGCCCGCGTGACGTCGGCGAGCGACTCGTACGTCTCGAAGTAGCCCTTGGCACCGAATCCGCGGGCGTGAACGACCCGCTCGGGAATCCGTTCGTGGTCGAAGTGGAAGATCTTCTCCCGCATCACGAAGTCCTCGAGCAGCTGTGGTCCGCGCGGGCCGGCCGTCAACGTGTTCTGGTCGTCCGAGATCGGAACGCCCTGCTGGGTGGTGAGTCGGGTGCCGTCCCCGGCCTCGCCGACGACCTGGTGCGTCGCGCCGCCGTCGCCCTGCTCGCCGCTTCGGGCCTTCGAACCTGTTCGTGCCATGGTGACCTCCGGTGTCGTGGGTGTGTCGTGTCTGCGTGTCCGAACGGATTTACCCAAAGGTGTCCGCGGTGATGCATCCACTCAGGTCCGGCGCCACACCCCGAGCTCGAACGAGTCGTCGAGGTACGTGACCACGCGGGCGAGCCCGGGGACGCGGTCCAGCCAGGACGCGACCTCACACCCCCGCATCGGGTAGTCGGTCTCGCCGGTGTAGTGAACCGCGAGCACGTCGCCACCGGGAGCGACACGGCGCCGCAGCTCCGCACCCGCGACCTCGCGCCCTGGCTCACTGAGGTAGTAGGCGATCTCCGACAGGACGAGGAGGTCGATCGGCTCGTCCGGCCACCAGGCAGGAAATGCCGCACAGTCGACCGTCACGTGCGGCTGACCGACGAGACGACGACGCGCCCGTTCGGCGACCTCGGGGACGAGGTCGGTCGCGACGAGGCGGCCGCAACGGGGTGCCAGCAGTTCCGTGAGGGCACCGTTGGCGCAGCCGGGCTCGAACGCGCACGCGTACCTCGGCTCGGGCAGCGCTGCGAGTGACAGGGCGTACTTCCGGCGCTCGTACCACCGACGGTCGAAGCCCCACGGATCGTCGTCGCCGTCGTACATGTCGCGGAAGTACTCGGTGTCGTGGTGCAACCGTGTGCCGTCCGGCGTGCTCACGTGCCGGCCGCCAGGGCTTCGAGATCGGCGCGACCGTGATGCTGCCGGAGGTACAGCTGGACGTCGGCGATGCGCCGGCCGGCACCGCCGTGCTCGACCATGGGTCGGGGCCCGTATGCCCGCATGAACGTGTCGACGACACCGGTGGCGAGTTCGTGGATCGCGTGTCGCAGGGCACGCGCGCGCCACCGCGCGGCGTCGAGATCGTCGGGCGTTCGGTCGGCCTCGTCGCCGGCTTGCCGGAGCAGTGCCCGCATCGACCAGACGTCGGCTTCGATCGCTCCGGCAGCCGCGAGCCGGTGGGGATCGCCGCCACTCGTCCGCTCGGACATGAGGCCGGCCGCTCCCCCGCCCCAGCAGGCCGCTGGGCCGCACGCACCGTGCCAGAACCCCGGGCGTTCGAGATACCAGTCCGGCGGACCGACCGTCTCGACGTCGTCGGCGGCGTCGAAACACACCGTGCCCGTGTTGGTCGCGACGAGGCCCTGGTTGTGCCAGTCGATCGTCGCCGTGCGACGCCCGTCGTCGGAGTGCCACCGATCTCCCACGGGGTCGACGGCGACGGCGGCATCGACGAGTTGCCGTCGCCCGTCGCACATCACCTCGATCAGTGCGCGGTCGACGAGCCCGACACCCGAGGCGAACGACTTGACCCCGCGCAGGGAGCCGTCGACGAGTTCGACGTCGCGGCCGTCGGGCCGGACCGACGCCCACACGCCGTACAGCGCACCCGGGCGCGGCGCGTGCCCGGCCTCGGCGAGGATCGCGGTCGCGTCGAGGTGCGCTTCGCAGAGCCGGGCTCCACTCACGTCGCCCGCCGCGGCGAGGTCGAACAGCGCGAGCCACCGAACACCGGTCGCGCCGTCGCCGGGTACCCGGCTGGTCGGCAGCGAGCGCACGGCGGCCACGAGGTCACCACGTGCGGTCACACCGCCACCCCGTCCGACTCCCCGACGATCACGTACTCGCTCGGCCAGTTGGCGATTGCGAGTTCGACCTCACCCAGCACGGGATCGTCGGCGACCTCTGCCGTGACCTGGCTGCGGTGCGATGCGATGGCGGCTCGTTTGCGGGCGCGCTCGTCGGCGGTCAGGGCGAGCGATCGCAACTCGACGTGTGCACCTGCCCGGTCGCGCAGCATCGACCAGAACAGGCCCGACACGACGGTCACCGGCCGGGGCACCGCGCCGGCGGCGCGTGCGGCCGCTCGGCCGCACGCCTCGTGGTCGGTGTGGTGGTCGTGGCTCCACGGGGCCAGCACCACGTCGATCGCGTGGCGTGCGATCGCGGTGGCGATGGCCGCCCCCAGGTCGGGTTCGCGATTCGCGACTTCGCCGTCGGGCAGACCGAGGCGCGTCAGCGGAGCACCGAGCAGTCCCAGCGCACCGAGCGCGTCGGCCTGCTCGGTGCGCCGGAGCGCGCCCAGCCTTTCGCCGTCGGCGACGTCGGGGTAGGCGGCGCCGCCGTCGGTGACCGCGATCACGTGCACCGGGTCGGTTCGGCCTGCGAGGCGCGCGAGGTGACCGCCGAACATGAGCGCTTCGTCGTCGGGGTGTGGTGCCACCACGAGGTAGCGACCGCCCGGTGGGGTCCACGGTCGGGCCCGTGCGATCGCGTCGGACCACCCCGGGGCGAGCGGGTCGGCGCACTCCGTCATGCACAGGCTCTACCCCGTCCCGGTCGGGTTGAAGCGCCTGCGTCAAGTCGACCGGAAGTGGGTAGTCGAAGGCGTGCCCATTCCCCAGCGTCGAACCCACCCCCCGACGATCCGGCGCGTCGGGATCGTGCTGCCCGCTCGCGACGAAGCCGGTCGCGTCGCCGACGCGATCGTCGCGATCGGCGAAGCGGCCGCGGCGGTCGTCCACCGCGTCGACGTGTCGGTCATGGTCGTCGACCACGGCAGCACCGACGCGACCCGAGTCGAAGCGGAGCGCGCCCTCGACGTCATCCGGCAGCGTGTAACCCGCGCCGGGTTGGTCTCCGCGACGCGAGGCGGGGTGGGAACCGCACGCCACATCGGAATCCGGGCGCTCACCGACGGCTGGGAGGACCCTGCGGCTACGTGGTTGCTGTCGACCGACGCCGACTCACGTGTCCGCCCCGACTGGATCCGCCGGTATCTCCGTCATGCCGAAGCGGGCACCATGGCGGTCGCCGGGATCGTCGATCTGTTCGATGACGGCGAGGCCGACGATTTCCGTGACCGTTGGCGTTGCGACTACGGCTCGACGCTCATGGCCGACGGTCGCCACCCGCACGCCCACGCGGCCAACCTCGGTGTCCGACTCGACGCCTACCGGAGCGTCGGTGGATTCCGTGATGTCGGGCCGGCCGACGACCGCGACCTCTGGAGCCGTCTCCGACAGCGCGGTGTCGAACCGGTCGCCGACGCATCGATCGTGGTCGACACCAGCGGACGCCGGGCGGGACGGGTGCCGACCGGGTTCGCCCACGCGCTGGCGACGCTGTACCCGGCCGGCCGGGACCGTCTGGGCGACCGACCGCTGGCGGGCTGACCGTCGGGTCCGCTCACCCCATCGGGTGAAACGCGACCGGGCGGCGTAGTTCCGTCGACGGTTGGGTAACCGACCCGGCGTGACACTCACCTCCGACTCCGATCGACGGACTCCGAGGCGCTGCGCCGAAGAGCTGTTCGAGCAACACCGCGACCTGGCGAGCTCGATCGCACGGCGGTACGCGACGACGCCACACGCGGCCGACATCGGTCAGGTCGCCGACATCGCGCTGTGGAGCGCAGCGACGCGATTCGACCCGGCTCGTGGCGCGTTCGAAGGCTTCGCGGCCGTCACGATCTCCGGCGAGATCAAGAAGTTCCTGCGTTGCGCCGGGTGGGCGGTCCGTGTCGGACGTCGGCGCCAGGAGGACGCTCTCCGGCTTCGACAGGTGGCGGACGACCTGACGGTGCGACTCGCCCGCACGCCCGACCGATCGGACCTGGCCGATGCGACGGGATGGACCATCGGACGCGTCGACGACGCGATCCGGTGCAGCGCGGCCCGGTTCAGCGAACCCGCGAGCCATCACCTCGGCATGGATGTCGTCGACGTGGCGGAGTCGTTCGAGTCGATGATCGAACTCCTGCCCGATCTCGAACGCTCGATCGTGCGGATGACGTACGTCGGGGGTCTGACCCAGCGAGAGATCGGTGAGCACCTCGCGATCTCCCAGACCATGGTGCACCGGCGGCTCCGGCGGGCGCACCGGTTGCTGGCGGTGTCGCTCGCGACCTGAGTCAGTCGGTCTCGAACAACCCGTTCAGTTCGACGACCTCGCGCACCCAGGCCACCGAACCCGGCGCCTGACCCTTCATCTTCGGCGTGATGGCGAGTTCGCCCACGAACAGCGCCGTGTCGGCCGGCAGCCGCCACTTGATCTCGTGGTAGAGCCGCGACTGGGTCAACGACGAGGTCACGAGGAGGTGACGAGCAGCGAGCGCGGTGCCCTCCCCCAGATCGGTGAGGTCGAGATCGTGCGCGTCGGCCTCGTCGTCGAGCACGACGGTGTACAACCGGACGACTTCCATGGCACGAATGTCTCCGGCGGCCATCGTGCCGAAACCCCTCCGACGATGGCCCGGAGCCCCGCCCCCGCTCGGCGGCGACAGGTACGACCGGGTGAAAGACGACGTCCCCACTCATCACCGACGCCGCATCGGCCGCGTGCCGGCCGGCACCGCACCAGCGCTGGACCGCTCGATCGTGACCCCGTCGACCTCGGATTCGGTGCCGGCGCAGTGGGGTACTCCATCGGCATGAACGACGAGACAACCGTTCCGGACGACACGACCGATCCGCGCGAAGGACAGGGCGGGCCACCTGCCCAGTCGATCGACCACCCCGGCACGAGCGCCCAGCTGGAACCTGCACCCGACCACGGCGAGGACACGTACGAGGGTGCCGGTCGCCTGACCGATCGGGTGGCGATCATCACCGGTGGCGACTCGGGGATCGGGCGGGCCACCACGATCGCCTTCGCCCGGGAAGGCGCCGACGTCGTGGTCGTCCACCTGCCAGGCGAGGCCGAAGACGCCGCCG encodes:
- a CDS encoding glycosyltransferase; this translates as MPIPQRRTHPPTIRRVGIVLPARDEAGRVADAIVAIGEAAAAVVHRVDVSVMVVDHGSTDATRVEAERALDVIRQRVTRAGLVSATRGGVGTARHIGIRALTDGWEDPAATWLLSTDADSRVRPDWIRRYLRHAEAGTMAVAGIVDLFDDGEADDFRDRWRCDYGSTLMADGRHPHAHAANLGVRLDAYRSVGGFRDVGPADDRDLWSRLRQRGVEPVADASIVVDTSGRRAGRVPTGFAHALATLYPAGRDRLGDRPLAG
- a CDS encoding PIG-L family deacetylase, which translates into the protein MTECADPLAPGWSDAIARARPWTPPGGRYLVVAPHPDDEALMFGGHLARLAGRTDPVHVIAVTDGGAAYPDVADGERLGALRRTEQADALGALGLLGAPLTRLGLPDGEVANREPDLGAAIATAIARHAIDVVLAPWSHDHHTDHEACGRAAARAAGAVPRPVTVVSGLFWSMLRDRAGAHVELRSLALTADERARKRAAIASHRSQVTAEVADDPVLGEVELAIANWPSEYVIVGESDGVAV
- a CDS encoding catalase; the protein is MARTGSKARSGEQGDGGATHQVVGEAGDGTRLTTQQGVPISDDQNTLTAGPRGPQLLEDFVMREKIFHFDHERIPERVVHARGFGAKGYFETYESLADVTRADLFQRPGERTDVFVRFSTVAGNKGSFDLARDVRGFAVKFYTQEGNWDLVGNNIPVFFIQDAMKFPDLIHAAKPEPDRGFPQAQTAHDNFWDFIGLMPESMHMVMWIMSDRAIPRSFRFMEGFGVHSFRFVNEAGESTYVKFHWKPKQGLQSVVWNEAVKINGADPDFHRRDLWNAIQQGDHPEWELGVQLFDDDFADSFDFDILDATKIIPEELVPVRPIGRMVLDRTVDNFFAETEQVAFCTQNVVPGIDFTNDPLLQGRNFSYLDTQLKRLGSPNFTHLPVNAPRCPMAHFQQDGHMAMKNPVGRANYEPNSWGDQGGPREDPEGGYRSHASAVEGDQRRLRPDSFADHFSQARQFYVSQTPVEQQHLQDALVFELSKVEVPAIRERVVGQLRNIDDDLAAGVAVGLGIDVPERIAPAAQPMTDLPESPALSIIRNGPESFAGRRVGALVTDGADAKTLRALRRALKSEGAQLMLVGPTREGVTDSDGNQLVIDEQVDGGPSVLFDAVAIVLTEDGAATMAATPTARDFVADAHAHAKFVACGPNADPLLEAAGLDESMRDDGYLALGSTKKSAEAFVAACRDLRRWARELPAQDDAS
- a CDS encoding sigma-70 family RNA polymerase sigma factor, whose translation is MTLTSDSDRRTPRRCAEELFEQHRDLASSIARRYATTPHAADIGQVADIALWSAATRFDPARGAFEGFAAVTISGEIKKFLRCAGWAVRVGRRRQEDALRLRQVADDLTVRLARTPDRSDLADATGWTIGRVDDAIRCSAARFSEPASHHLGMDVVDVAESFESMIELLPDLERSIVRMTYVGGLTQREIGEHLAISQTMVHRRLRRAHRLLAVSLAT
- a CDS encoding SAM-dependent methyltransferase; translation: MSTPDGTRLHHDTEYFRDMYDGDDDPWGFDRRWYERRKYALSLAALPEPRYACAFEPGCANGALTELLAPRCGRLVATDLVPEVAERARRRLVGQPHVTVDCAAFPAWWPDEPIDLLVLSEIAYYLSEPGREVAGAELRRRVAPGGDVLAVHYTGETDYPMRGCEVASWLDRVPGLARVVTYLDDSFELGVWRRT